Proteins encoded in a region of the Zea mays cultivar B73 chromosome 2, Zm-B73-REFERENCE-NAM-5.0, whole genome shotgun sequence genome:
- the LOC103647227 gene encoding 40S ribosomal protein S4-like, translating into MLTAFLLVCVQFKLCKVRSVQFGQTGIPYLNTYDGHTIRYPDPLIKANDNIKIDLETNKIMDFFKFDVGNVVMVTDGRNTERVGVIKNWEKHKGSFEVIDVLLGAFCYV; encoded by the coding sequence ATGCTCACTGCTTTTCTACTGGTTTGTGTGCAGTTCAAGCTCTGCAAGGTGAGGTCTGTTCAGTTTGGCCAGACAGGCATCCCCTACCTGAACACCTACGACGGCCACACCATCCGCTACCCCGACCCGCTCATCAAGGCCAACGACAACATCAAGATCGATCTGGAGACCAACAAGATCATGGACTTCTTCAAGTTTGACGTCGGCAACGTGGTCATGGTGACCGACGGGAGGAACACCGAGCGTGTAGGAGTGATCAAGAACTGGGAGAAGCACAAGGGAAGCTTCGAGGTCATCGACGTGCTGCTTGGAGCTTTTTGCTATGTCTAG